In Neofelis nebulosa isolate mNeoNeb1 chromosome 10, mNeoNeb1.pri, whole genome shotgun sequence, one DNA window encodes the following:
- the TMEM218 gene encoding transmembrane protein 218 produces the protein MAGTVLGVGAGVFILALLWVLVLLLCVLLSRASGVARFSVIFVFLGALIITSVLLVFPRASEVPAPEVEMKIVDSFFIGRYVLLAFLTAVFLGGLFLVLIHHILEPIYAKPLRSY, from the exons ATGGCTGGCACAGTGCTCGGAGTGGGGGCTGGCGTGTTCATCTTAGCCCTGCTCTGGGTGTTAGTGCTGCTGCTGTGTGTGCTGCTGTCCAGAGCGTCCGGTGTAGCGAG GTTCTCTGTCATTTTTGTATTCCTCGGTGCTCTGATCATCACATCAGTTCTGCTGGTCTTCCCTCGAGCCAGTGAAGTCCCAGCCCCAGAGGTCGAAATGAAG ATTGTGGATTCCTTTTTCATTGGCCGCTATGTCCTGCTGGCTTTCCTCACTGCTGTCTTCCTTGGAGGCCTCTTTTTGGTTCTCATCCATCATATCCTGGAGCCAATCTATGCCAAACCACTGCGGTCCTACTGA